In a genomic window of Pangasianodon hypophthalmus isolate fPanHyp1 chromosome 1, fPanHyp1.pri, whole genome shotgun sequence:
- the LOC113534103 gene encoding mannan-binding lectin serine protease 2 has translation MQADIVSSTMLIFCVCALLVSVCQSLPIVGWIQSPGYPHGYGSDISETWKRCAPPGHVLSLRLLHLDLEESYECENDVLKISEDHNLLANLCGRMTLEELQSSVNPSLRSSSGGCLSLTFQSDYSNTERHAGFKAFYTTQDVDECWENDVVCSHFCHNYIGGYSCSCKPGYYLDEDQHECRANCTEERYGAGVLKPPGSPGPYFENADCLFSLSVDEGNQLELKFTGVFDVESRDGRCVDFLKIKTDTETFGPFCGKNRPADILTAAQHVKVIFHSDLEGTNQGFSLEYKPKGMECSGKVTPDSTVSPVRDRYQVGETVTVRCVTGYVLIDSTETFTSTCQLNGRWSPIYSCESVNCGHPELPDLMDLTEDNPQTLYEHTISVKCSSEYYKLDGNANFTCDATGEWVAENRQTFSQHTPQCVPVCGITTESARKRIFGGENATLGQIPWQLLVKEPHRGGASLINDRWAITAAHVVENQRSLIFAGGMVNARAKEKVEMQTEKIIIHPGYKKPNFDNDIALVKMSSRVPLSENLIPVCLPEKKTNGPTMEGKMGTVSGFGATDKRIKSPFLQYGHVKEYPGFCFQSNLKVTDNMFCAGDADGGVDSCKGDSGGPLVIPLLGFGSLNTPYRLKGIVSWGPPVCGNRDYKGYYTKVENYLDWIREMMEKN, from the exons atgCAGGCAGACATCGTTAGTTCCACCATGCTCATTTTCTG tgtgtgtgcattgttggtgagtgtgtgtcagtctctcCCTATCGTCGGGTGGATTCAGTCTCCTGGTTATCCACATGGATATGGTTCAGACATATCAGAAACGTGGAAACGCTGTGCACCACCGGGTCACGTCCTCTCACTCAGACTGCTGCACCTGGACCTGGAGGAAAGCTACGAGTGTGAGAACGATGTCCTGAAG ATTTCTGAGGATCACAATCTCCTTGCTAACTTGTGCGGCAGAATGACCCTGGAGGAGCTGCAGTCGTCTGTTAATCCCTCGCTCCGGTCATCCTCCGgaggctgtctctctctcaccttccaGTCTGATTACTCCAACACGGAGAGACATGCAGGATTCAAGGCTTTTTACACGACACAAG ATGTTGATGAGTGCTGGGAGAATGATGTGGTGTGTTCTCATTTCTGCCATAATTACATCGGAGGATATAGCTGCAGCTGTAAACCGGGTTACTACCTTGATGAAGATCAACATGAATGCCGtg CCAACTGCACAGAGGAGCGTTATGGAGCAGGAGTGTTAAAGCCTCCTGGAAGTCCCGGGCCGTACTTTGAGAATGCTGACTGTTTATTCAGTCTCTCTGTGGATGAAGGGAACCAACTTGAATTAAAATTCACTGGAGTGTTTGATGTGGAAAGCAGAGACGGACGATGCGTTGACTTCTTAAAA ATTAAGACAGACACTGAGACCTTTGGGCCATTTTGTGGGAAAAACAGACCTGCTGACATCCTCACCGCAGCCCAACACGTTAAAGTCATCTTCCACTCGGACCTGGAGGGAACAAATCAAGGCTTCTCTCTCGAGTACAAACCTAAAG GAATGGAATGTTCTGGAAAAGTGACGCCCGACTCCACTGTGTCTCCTGTGAGAGATCGGTATCAAGTGGGCGAGACGGTCACTGTGCGCTGTGTGACTGGATACGTTTTAATTGAT TCCACTGAAACTTTTACATCCACATGTCAGTTAAATGGGAGGTGGAGTCCCATATACAGctgtgaat CGGTGAATTGTGGGCATCCTGAGCTTCCAGATTTGATGGACCTGACAGAGGACAACCCACAAACCTTATATGAGCACACCATCAGTGTTAAGTGCTCTTCAGAGTACTACAAACTGGATGGAAATG CTAACTTCACCTGTGATGCTACAGGAGAATGGGTGGctgaaaacagacagacattttcacaacaCACACCGCAGTGTGTCCCAG tatGTGGCATAACTACAGAATCTGCTAGAAAAAGGATTTTTGGGGGAGAAAACGCCACCCTGGGGCAAATTCCCTGGCAGCTCCTGGTTAAAGAACCTCATCGAGGAGGTGCGTCTCTAATTAATGACCGTTGGGCCATTACAGCTGCTCACGTGGTAGAAAACCAGAGATCACTGATTTTTGCTGGAGGGATGGTCAACGCTAGGGCCAAGGAGAAGGTTGAAATGCAAACAGAGAAGATCATAATTCACCCCGGCTATAAAAAACCAAACTTCGATAACGACATCGCCTTGGTGAAAATGTCTTCTCGGGTCCCTCTCAGTGAAAATCTCATACCGGTTTGTCTTCCGGAGAAAAAAACTAATGGACCAACGATGGAGGGAAAGATGGGGACAGTCTCAGGGTTTGGAGCGACAGATAAGAGGATAAAAAGTCCATTTCTGCAATATGGTCACGTGAAAGAATACCCAGGTTTTTGTTTTCAAAGTAATCTGAAGGTCACTGATAACATGTTTTGTGCTGGAGACGCTGATGGAGGTGTGGACAGCTGTAAAGGAGACAGTGGGGGTCCACTCGTCATTCCCTTGTTGGGGTTTGGATCTCTCAACACACCTTACCGCCTCAAGGGGATTGTGTCATGGGGTCCTCCTGTGTGTGGAAATAGAGATTATAAAGGTTATTATACCAAAGTGGAGAATTACCTGGACTGGATTAGAGAAATGATGGAGAAAAATTAG